From Bosea sp. NBC_00550, the proteins below share one genomic window:
- the ispH gene encoding 4-hydroxy-3-methylbut-2-enyl diphosphate reductase: MTKPPLDILLCAPRGFCAGVVRAIDAVEKALNLHGAPVYVRHEIVHNKYVVESLKRKGAVFVAELSEVPDATRPVIFSAHGVAKAVPAEAKSRHLFAIDATCPLVTKVHREAEVHHKRGRHILLVGHAGHPEVIGTMGQLPVGAITLIETLDDVATLSPPAGQPLAYVTQTTLSVDDTREIVEALQARFPDLIAPHKEDICYATTNRQEAVKRVAPQVEGLIVVGSPNSSNSQRLREVAERAGCPVARLVLRTDEIDWSVFGNIRSLGITAGASAPEVLVEEIIDAFAERYEVRVETVSTADENVFFPLPRELRGEAAPAAAE; the protein is encoded by the coding sequence GTGACCAAGCCGCCGCTCGACATTCTGCTCTGTGCCCCGCGCGGCTTCTGCGCCGGGGTCGTGCGCGCCATCGACGCGGTCGAGAAGGCGCTCAACCTGCATGGCGCGCCGGTCTATGTCCGCCACGAGATCGTCCATAACAAATACGTCGTCGAATCCCTGAAGCGGAAAGGCGCGGTCTTCGTCGCCGAATTGTCAGAGGTGCCGGACGCGACCCGGCCGGTGATCTTCTCGGCCCATGGTGTCGCCAAGGCGGTTCCGGCCGAGGCGAAGTCCCGCCATCTCTTTGCCATCGACGCGACCTGCCCGCTGGTGACGAAGGTCCATCGCGAGGCGGAGGTCCATCACAAGCGCGGGCGCCATATCCTGCTCGTCGGCCATGCCGGCCACCCCGAGGTCATCGGCACGATGGGCCAGCTCCCCGTGGGCGCCATCACGCTGATCGAGACGCTGGACGACGTTGCGACGCTGAGCCCCCCGGCCGGCCAGCCGCTCGCCTATGTCACCCAGACCACGCTTTCGGTCGACGATACCCGCGAGATCGTCGAGGCGCTTCAGGCCCGTTTCCCGGACCTGATCGCCCCGCACAAGGAAGACATCTGCTACGCCACGACGAATCGCCAGGAAGCGGTGAAGCGCGTCGCCCCGCAGGTCGAGGGGCTGATCGTCGTCGGCTCGCCCAACTCCTCGAACTCGCAGCGCCTGCGCGAGGTCGCCGAGCGCGCCGGTTGCCCGGTCGCGCGGCTCGTCCTGCGCACCGACGAGATCGACTGGTCGGTCTTCGGCAACATCCGCAGCCTCGGCATCACCGCGGGCGCCAGCGCGCCCGAAGTGCTGGTCGAGGAGATCATCGACGCCTTCGCCGAGCGCTACGAGGTCCGCGTCGAGACCGTCTCGACCGCCGACGAGAACGTCTTCTTCCCGCTGCCGCGCGAATTGCGCGGCGAGGCGGCGCCAGCCGCGGCCGAATAA
- a CDS encoding monovalent cation:proton antiporter-2 (CPA2) family protein, with amino-acid sequence MADAASHVSYLPPILTFCAAAVIAVPLFRKLGQSAVLGYLAAGIVIGPSILGVIKDPDAIRSTAEIGVVLLLFLVGLELQPARLYSMRKDILGTGLAQMALSAAGIGLFGWWFGLSAAGAVAVGVALALSATSIALQQLQERGDASEPYGRRTFSILLFQDMAIAPALALLPLLATTGGAEAGSPMRALASLGIALFALVLIVLAGRYVMNPFFRILANTGAKDVMTAAALLIVLGAALLMEHVGLSMAMGAFLAGVMLADSHFRHELEADIEPFRGVLLGLFFMAVGMSLDLRLVAANWMLLAVAAPLLVLFKIVVVTSILRISCSSWLEAIRAGALLSPAGEFAFVLVPLGLAQGLLNPQQAAMATALAAISMLLGPVVAKLIDAVLLARTTPETMEEDYEGTSDSQVMVVGFGRFGQVVTQALLLQHINITVIDSDVEQIRAAARFGFKVYYGDGTRLDVLRAAGAGRAKVVCVCVDDKDAALRIVEMIKAEFPNVRVHVRAFDRIHAIELMKANVDYQMRETFESALGFGRVTLEALGLSHDEADFVIDHVRDRDAQRMEIQFSEGIAAALNRVPRVTPEPIVKPKGKSKALNAETEQVIADGGAEVSVGGVGEPEL; translated from the coding sequence ATGGCCGACGCCGCCTCGCATGTCAGCTACCTGCCGCCGATCCTGACCTTCTGCGCCGCGGCGGTGATCGCCGTCCCGCTCTTCCGCAAGCTCGGGCAATCGGCCGTTCTCGGCTATCTCGCCGCCGGCATCGTCATCGGCCCGTCGATCCTCGGCGTCATCAAGGACCCCGACGCGATCCGCAGCACGGCCGAGATCGGCGTGGTGCTGCTGCTCTTCCTCGTCGGGCTCGAACTGCAGCCGGCGCGGCTCTATTCGATGCGCAAGGACATTCTCGGCACGGGCCTGGCGCAGATGGCGCTCAGCGCCGCCGGCATCGGGCTTTTCGGCTGGTGGTTCGGCCTTTCCGCGGCGGGCGCGGTCGCTGTCGGCGTGGCACTGGCACTGTCGGCGACCTCGATCGCGCTGCAGCAGCTCCAGGAACGGGGCGACGCCAGCGAGCCTTACGGCCGGCGAACTTTCTCGATCCTCCTGTTCCAGGACATGGCGATCGCTCCGGCGCTGGCGCTGCTGCCGCTGCTCGCCACCACCGGCGGCGCGGAGGCCGGCAGCCCGATGCGGGCGCTCGCCAGCCTCGGCATCGCGCTCTTCGCCCTGGTGCTGATCGTGCTGGCCGGGCGCTACGTCATGAACCCGTTCTTCCGCATCCTGGCCAATACCGGCGCTAAGGATGTGATGACGGCTGCGGCCCTGCTGATCGTGCTCGGCGCGGCGCTGCTGATGGAGCATGTCGGGCTGTCGATGGCGATGGGCGCCTTCCTCGCCGGCGTGATGCTGGCCGACTCGCATTTCCGGCATGAGCTGGAGGCAGACATCGAGCCGTTCCGCGGCGTGCTGCTCGGGCTGTTCTTCATGGCGGTCGGCATGTCGCTCGATCTCCGGCTGGTGGCCGCCAACTGGATGCTGCTGGCCGTGGCGGCGCCGCTGCTCGTGCTGTTCAAGATCGTCGTCGTCACCTCGATCCTGAGGATCTCCTGTTCGAGCTGGCTCGAGGCGATCCGGGCCGGCGCGCTGCTCTCTCCGGCCGGCGAATTCGCCTTCGTGCTTGTGCCTCTCGGCCTGGCCCAGGGGTTGCTGAACCCGCAACAGGCGGCGATGGCCACCGCTCTGGCTGCCATCAGCATGCTGCTCGGCCCGGTCGTCGCCAAGCTGATTGACGCCGTGCTGCTGGCGCGCACCACACCGGAGACGATGGAGGAGGATTATGAAGGGACCAGCGACAGCCAGGTGATGGTGGTCGGCTTCGGCCGCTTCGGACAGGTGGTGACGCAGGCGCTGCTGCTGCAGCACATCAACATCACGGTGATCGATTCCGACGTCGAGCAGATCCGGGCCGCGGCCCGGTTCGGCTTCAAGGTCTATTACGGCGACGGGACGCGCCTCGACGTGCTGCGCGCCGCCGGGGCCGGCCGGGCGAAGGTGGTCTGCGTCTGCGTAGACGACAAGGACGCGGCCCTCCGGATCGTGGAGATGATCAAGGCCGAGTTTCCCAATGTCCGCGTCCATGTCCGGGCCTTCGACAGGATCCACGCCATCGAGCTGATGAAGGCCAATGTCGACTACCAGATGCGCGAGACTTTCGAATCGGCGCTCGGTTTCGGGCGCGTGACGCTGGAAGCTCTCGGCCTGAGCCACGACGAGGCCGATTTCGTCATCGACCATGTCCGCGATCGCGACGCCCAGCGCATGGAGATCCAGTTCAGCGAGGGGATCGCCGCCGCGCTGAACCGCGTGCCGCGCGTCACGCCGGAACCGATCGTCAAGCCGAAGGGCAAGTCCAAGGCCCTCAATGCCGAGACCGAGCAGGTCATCGCCGATGGCGGGGCCGAGGTCTCGGTCGGCGGCGTCGGAGAGCCCGAACTGTGA
- a CDS encoding DUF937 domain-containing protein, with the protein MVNLFDIMQSAQNGQAMQNLARQYGLNMQQTQAALDALLPAFSMGLQRQTHDPYAFGSLAQMMTASPYARFFEAAGGGIPSGAQTAGNNVLSQLFGSPEVSQAIAVQAAATSGVSQAILKQMLPIIASMLMGGLFKSTSNQGLGGILGQFAEMMRGQMPGMQPPPPQPQAPVNPFDAILKGMFGQAAGPPQANPQPTPTDPFGGAFGQILGGMFGGAAPEPDPAPAPRSAPPRRAPAPPAPEPDDAPLSSSAAGPGSIGLDALNQMFEHGRQIQDDHQNALKSILDAMLGGGQGRR; encoded by the coding sequence ATGGTGAACCTGTTCGATATCATGCAATCGGCCCAGAACGGGCAGGCGATGCAGAACCTCGCCCGACAGTACGGGCTGAACATGCAGCAGACCCAGGCCGCGCTCGACGCGCTGCTTCCGGCTTTCTCGATGGGGCTGCAGCGGCAGACGCACGACCCCTACGCCTTCGGCTCGCTGGCGCAGATGATGACGGCCTCGCCCTATGCCCGCTTCTTCGAGGCGGCCGGCGGCGGCATTCCATCGGGCGCGCAGACGGCCGGCAACAACGTGCTGAGCCAGCTCTTCGGCTCCCCCGAGGTCAGCCAGGCCATCGCCGTGCAGGCGGCCGCGACCAGCGGCGTCAGCCAGGCGATCCTGAAGCAGATGCTCCCGATCATCGCCTCGATGCTGATGGGCGGTCTGTTCAAGTCGACCAGCAATCAAGGTCTCGGCGGCATTCTCGGCCAGTTCGCCGAGATGATGCGCGGCCAGATGCCGGGGATGCAGCCCCCGCCGCCGCAGCCTCAGGCGCCCGTCAATCCGTTCGACGCGATCCTGAAGGGCATGTTCGGCCAGGCTGCCGGCCCGCCGCAGGCCAATCCCCAGCCGACGCCGACCGATCCGTTCGGCGGCGCGTTCGGCCAGATCCTCGGCGGCATGTTCGGCGGTGCGGCCCCTGAGCCTGATCCGGCTCCCGCGCCACGGAGCGCCCCGCCCCGGCGCGCGCCCGCTCCGCCCGCGCCCGAACCGGACGATGCGCCGCTCTCGTCTTCGGCCGCCGGACCCGGCTCGATCGGTCTCGACGCACTCAACCAGATGTTCGAGCACGGCCGCCAGATTCAGGACGATCACCAGAACGCGCTGAAGTCGATCCTGGATGCCATGCTCGGCGGCGGCCAGGGGCGCCGCTGA
- a CDS encoding MATE family efflux transporter yields the protein MTNASVRPARAVFVEGPLMRHVAVMTATGSIGLMAVFVVDLLSLLYVSWLGRPEATAGVGFATIVLYLMVSVNVGLMIAITALTSRSIGAGDRQAARRIASSTMVLAALVALVLSLIALPLLPRLLTLLGARDQSHAIALSFLHIVLPSNILMAVGMGFSGILRAIGDARRAMFVTLGGGIATAGLDPLLIFGFGLGPDGAAIAIVLARIIIVAIGFHGTVIVHGMMARPKLSFVRQDSARTFAIAGPAILTNLSNPIANAVFAGVVARFGDAAVAALAIMDRLVPVAFGVLFALSGAVGPILGQNWGAGRFDRMRRGLTDSAIFAGACVLISWLLLYALRGTIVAAFHATGLTAELVEFFCLIAGPMWLFVGMLFVANAAFNNLGMPFLSTLFSWGRATLGTMPFAILGAHLAGPKGALAGSALGAVAFGVLALVFAYRGISRLEREAAQRRAAHDLPANDTLLSSAEARS from the coding sequence GTGACGAACGCCTCTGTCCGGCCGGCTCGGGCCGTCTTCGTCGAGGGCCCGCTGATGCGCCATGTCGCGGTGATGACCGCGACGGGCTCGATCGGCCTGATGGCCGTCTTCGTCGTCGACCTCCTGTCGCTACTCTACGTCTCCTGGCTCGGGCGGCCGGAGGCGACCGCCGGCGTCGGCTTTGCCACCATCGTGCTCTATCTGATGGTATCGGTGAATGTCGGGCTGATGATCGCCATCACCGCCCTGACTTCCCGCAGCATCGGCGCCGGCGATCGGCAGGCCGCGCGGCGCATCGCGTCCTCGACCATGGTGCTGGCGGCGCTCGTCGCCCTCGTGCTGTCGCTGATCGCCCTGCCGCTATTGCCGCGCCTGCTCACCCTGCTCGGCGCACGCGACCAGTCGCATGCGATCGCCCTCTCCTTCCTGCACATCGTGCTGCCCTCGAACATCTTGATGGCCGTAGGCATGGGCTTTTCCGGCATCCTGCGCGCCATCGGCGATGCAAGGCGCGCGATGTTCGTGACGCTCGGCGGTGGCATAGCCACTGCGGGGCTAGACCCGTTGCTGATCTTCGGATTCGGTCTGGGACCGGACGGCGCCGCGATCGCGATCGTGCTGGCCCGGATCATCATCGTCGCCATCGGCTTCCACGGCACCGTGATCGTCCACGGCATGATGGCGCGGCCCAAGTTGAGCTTCGTGCGGCAGGACAGCGCCCGGACCTTCGCCATCGCGGGACCGGCGATCCTGACCAATCTCTCCAACCCGATCGCGAATGCCGTCTTCGCCGGCGTGGTCGCCCGCTTCGGCGATGCGGCGGTTGCGGCGCTGGCCATCATGGACCGGCTGGTGCCGGTCGCCTTCGGCGTGCTGTTTGCGCTGTCCGGGGCAGTCGGGCCGATCCTCGGTCAGAACTGGGGGGCCGGGCGCTTCGACCGCATGCGGCGCGGCCTGACCGATTCCGCGATCTTCGCGGGGGCCTGCGTCCTGATTTCCTGGCTGCTGCTCTATGCGCTGCGCGGCACCATCGTCGCCGCCTTCCATGCCACCGGCCTGACGGCGGAGCTGGTCGAGTTCTTCTGCCTGATCGCCGGCCCGATGTGGCTGTTCGTCGGCATGCTCTTCGTCGCGAACGCCGCCTTCAACAATCTCGGCATGCCGTTCCTGTCGACGCTGTTCAGCTGGGGCCGCGCCACGCTCGGCACGATGCCGTTCGCCATCCTCGGTGCGCATCTCGCCGGGCCGAAGGGCGCGCTCGCCGGCTCGGCACTGGGGGCGGTCGCCTTCGGCGTGCTGGCGCTGGTCTTCGCCTATCGCGGCATCAGCCGGCTGGAACGGGAGGCGGCACAACGCCGGGCCGCCCACGATTTGCCAGCCAACGACACCCTGCTATCGTCGGCCGAGGCACGGAGCTAG